A single genomic interval of Anopheles marshallii chromosome 2, idAnoMarsDA_429_01, whole genome shotgun sequence harbors:
- the LOC128719470 gene encoding uncharacterized protein LOC128719470, producing the protein MKSVSTPYFILLMIIIVLQRLPKENSRTTRPLEAICEYDSRVLCPECFSILPKCDDFHKLFVPQTESLFNRINSMFNSHTTRIGTFRKQNNPAVLKHINRGEAIEKLLKEFCEWHPQPKQHCTSWKRNGSVEEAKEFIKESILDTTRIEGCIFCPTSGNRQTLRRFLALFEPSDNELWNLFAIRTNVEPLLLKLFSTYDSPFYVPKLLDVVGFSFVESYQGQTLEHFYEHPLATRMLIASKLIKAAFRFTEGIHGFRIYLTDINPDNVVADVKDKGKTVRVSIVDLDNVIILDSRSKTFSTRHNTYHVHGRIECNGCFAYVQEDVCRYPNSDLNFFATCQLLLENLNGNYAAGLLHNDHSKGLDQPMLPHREEAAQNLHNLLEECVHCQPPNCRNRSRILQDVLNIIDQTVSQL; encoded by the exons ATGAAGTCGGTCAGTACTCCGTACTTTATACtattaatgataataatagtTTTACAACGTTTGCCAAAGGAAAATAGCCGTACGACAAGGCCACTGGAAGCTATTTGTGAATATGATAGTCGTGTACTGTGTCCAGAATGTTTCTCAATCTTACCAAAGTGTGATGATTTCCATAAACTGTTCGTGCCGCAAACGGAAAGCCTTTTCAATAGAATCAACAGTATGTTTAATTCACACACGACCAGGATTGGTACGTTTCGAAAACAGAATAATCCAGCTGTATTGAAACATATCAACCGTGGTGAAGCAAtagaaaaattattaaaagaaTTTTGCGAGTGGCAtccacaaccaaaacaacactgcACTTCTTGGAAACGCAATGGTAGCGTAGAGGAAGCGAAAGAGTTCATCAAAGAATCAATACTAGATACTACACGAATTGAAGGCTGCATCTTTTGTCCAACCAGTGGCAATAGGCAAACATTGCGACGGTTTTTAGCTTTATTCGAGCCGTCAGACAATGAATTGTGGAATCTTTTTGCCATACGCACAAACGTAGAGCCGCTGCTCCTTAAACTGTTCTCAACGTATGATAGTCCTTTTTATGTACCAAAGCTTTTGGACGTGGTCGGTTTTTCATTCGTTGAAAGTTACCAAGGACAGACGCTCGAACATTTTTACGAACATCCACTAGCCACCCGCATGTTAATTGCTTCTAAACTAATAAAAGCGGCATTTAGATTCACCGAAGGTATTCATGGATTTCG TATCTACCTTACCGACATTAATCCAGACAACGTGGTAGCGGACGTTAAAGACAAAGGCAAAACCGTTAGGGTGTCCATCGTTGATCTAGATAATGTTATTATATTGGATAGCCGGTCTAAAACATTTTCTACCCGTCATAACACATATCACGTTCACGGTAGAATCGAATGCAACGGATGTTTCGCCTATGTCCAGGAAGATGTTTGCCGTTACCCTAACAGCGACTTGAATTTTTTTGCTACATGTCAG TTACTGTTAGAAAATTTAAACGGAAACTACGCTGCTGGACTGCTTCACAATGATCATAGTAAAGGATTAGATCAACCGATGCTGCCACATCGCGAAGAAGCTGCGCAAAATCTACACAATCTGCTGGAGGAGTGCGTTCACTGTCAACCACCTAATTGCCGAAACAGATCGCGCATTTTACAGGATGTACTAAACATCATAGACCAGACAGTATCGCAATTATAA
- the LOC128719471 gene encoding SET domain-containing protein SmydA-8-like, translating to MANNFENACEIRKSDQLGRFLIAKRDIKAGELILAEEPIVVGPYWDADISCLGCLRPASRTCKKCLKAPLCRECSRHDAVECDFYEHAANLSKNFLFDHFNIITPVRCLLLYRSDRQKYDELLAMESHCDSRRGTEIWLIHEQYVVEPMLDEEAFQQIDDLIVSAELLQRICGILDVNTFEIRGNMDSQGVQMNNLARGLYPRTSLMTHNCQTNTLIAVDGMAKLRLYASVVIKTGELLYYNYTRVLFSTFERQTHLRKGKYFICTCARCSDPTELGTHLSSLKCTACTEGLCVFHHQTPKWECNSCGHQLPREYVNKVMCDAREDIASCTLDMRNLEKVIGKHSKTLNPYHSLVLEAKQSLAGELRSMCMSYDLQNVPRHALKRKLELCEEMLQVVRVLDPGISRLTGIGLYEYHAALVDLSRRNHDTGEIKTPELVERLQLAESALKEAIGMLVFEHPTTPEGHLTKKAMCELKELREFIQKVQAMEEDERTDRQFRGKRNNNTGKSKK from the exons ATGGCGAATAATTTCGAAAATGCCTGTGAAATACGGAAAAGCGATCAATTGGGAAG ATTTCTGATCGCAAAACGTGACATTAAAGCTGGTGAACTGATATTAGCCGAGGAACCGATCGTTGTAGGACCGTATTGGGATGCAGACATTAGTTGTTTGGGCTGCCTTAGGCCTGCTTCAAGAACTTGCAA AAAATGCCTGAAGGCACCGCTTTGTCGAGAGTGTTCGCGACACGATGCAGTGGAGTGCGATTTCTATGAACATGCAGCAAACTTGAGTAAAAATTTTCTCTTCGATCACTTCAACATCATCACTCCCGTTCGCTGTCTCTTGCTGTACCGCAGTGACCGACAGAAGTACGACGAGTTGTTGGCTATGGAATCGCACTGCGACAGTCGCAGAGGTACGGAAATCTGGCTCATTCATGAACAGTATGTAGTCGAACCAATGCTCGACGAAGAAGCTTTCCAGCAGATCGACGATCTTATTGTGTCTGCGGAGCTATTGCAGCGTATCTGCGGTATATTGGACGTAAATACATTTGAAATCCGTGGAAACATGGACAGCCAGGGAGTGCAAATGAACAACTTGGCTCGAGGACTCTATCCCCGGACATCGCTTATGACACACAACTGCCAAACGAATACCTTAATTGCCGTCGATGGCATGGCTAAACTTCGGCTTTATGCATCGGTTGTGATCAAAACAGGAGAATTGCTGTACTACAACTACACTCGAGTACTGTTC AGTACATTCGAAAGACAGACGCATCTCCGGaagggaaaatatttcatctgTACTTGTGCCCGTTGCAGTGATCCTACTGAATTAGGCACTCATTTGAGCTCACTCAAATGTACCGCTTGTACCGAAGGGCTTTGTGTTTTCCATCACCAGAC ACCTAAATGGGAGTGTAATTCATGCGGCCATCAGCTACCTAGAGAGTATGTTAATAAAGTCATGTGTGACGCCAGAGAGGATATTGCAAGTTGCA CACTTGATATGCGTAACTTAGAGAAAGTAATAGGGAAACATTCGAAAACGCTCAACCCATACCATTCGCTCGTGCTGGAAGCGAAACAAAGTCTTGCCGGAGAGCTTCGCAGTATGTGTATGTCCTATGATTTACAAAACGTCCCTCGTCATGCACTGAAACGTAAGCTAGAACTGTGCGAGGAGATGCTACAGGTTGTGCGTGTATTGGATCCGGGAATATCGCGGCTTACAGGCATTGGTCTATACGAATATCACGCAGCGCTAGTTGATTTATCACGTCGTAACCATGACACAGGGGAAATTAAAACTCCTGAACTGGTG GAACGCTTACAGTTAGCCGAGAGTGCCTTAAAAGAAGCCATCGGTATGCTAGTGTTCGAGCACCCAACCACACCGGAGGGCCACCTTACAAAGAAAGCTATGTGTGAGCTAAAAGAATTACGCGAATTTATACAAAAGGTGCAGGCTATGGAGGAAGACGAACGCACGGATCGCCAGTTCCGTGGAAAACGCAACAATAATACAGGAAAGAGTAAGAAATAA